The Microbacterium sp. zg-Y1090 sequence CGAGGTCGGCACCGTGGTCCCAGCGGGCGGAGTGGAAGATCGGCCCGTCGAACTTCTCGAGCCCCGGGATGTCGGGGATGGACGGCTCCGTCAGGCGCCCGCACGCCAGCACGAGGGCGTCGGCCGTGAGCGGCCCGCGGCCGGTGTCCAGCGTCCACCGCGACGCGGCGGCATCCCACTGCGCGGACAGCAGCGGGGTCTGCAGTCGCAGCCGATCGCCGAGGTCTTCGGTGGCGGCGACGTCTTCGAGGTAGCGGTGGATCTCCGCCCCCGCGGCGTAGCGTGCCGACCAGCCCGGGTTCGGGTGCGTGGCGAACCCGTACAGGTGGGACGGCACGTCGCAGGCGACCCCGGGGTAGGTGTTGTCCCGCCAGGTGCCCCCGACGGATGCCGCGCGCTCGAGGATCACGAACGACGACCGCCCCGCACGGCGCAGCGCGATGGCCATGCCGAGGCCCGCGAACCCCGCGCCGACGACGGCGACCTCGACGTGCTCGGTCACCGGTCGTCCCCGCGTTCGTCTGCGTTCGTGGTCGCCTCCTGGGGCTGCTCGAGTGTCGCGTCCGCACGGTTGTCGTGTGCGGGATCCGCCACTTGCGACACCGGAGCGGCCCCGGGTGCGGGGGCGGAGGTTCCGGCGGGGCGGAGAGCGTGCTGGGGCTGCTCGAGTGTCGCATCCGCACGGTTGTCGTGTGCGGTACCCGCCATTCGTGACACCGGAGCAGCGCCGGCGGCGACCCCGCGGGCGCCGGGGACCCCGCGGGCGGCGGCGACCCCGCGGGCGGCGGGGCGCGGCGTGCCGTAGTCGGTGGTGCGCAGCCGGAACGGGCGGAACAGGCGGGCCGCGAGCCGGGCGGCATCCGCTACGGGCAGCTCGCTGCCGTGCTCGATCCCGGCGGCGGGGAGCACCCGGCCGTCGAGCAGGGTGCCGCCCAGGTCGTCGGCGCCGGCGTGCAGCAGCACCGCGGCGGCATCCACGCCGACGCGTGGCCACGGCACCTGCACGTGCGGGATGGCGCCGGCCAGCATCAGCCGCGCGACGGCGGTCATGGCGCGGTGCTCGTCGATCGCCGCGCGGCCGGGCACGAGGGGCACTCCCCCCGCGGGGCCGGGGAGGGGGATCGGCACGAACTCGCTGAACCCTCCGCCGGATGCGGTGGCGACGGCGGCCTCCTGCAGGCGCCGCAGCAGGCGCAGGTGGGCGATGCGCTCGTGCGCGGTCTCGACGTGGCCGTAGAACAGCACGCTCGTGGAGCGGAACCCGTGGCGATGCGCGGCCGAGATCCCCTCGACCCAGCGGTCCACCTCGAGATCGGTGGGGAAGGCAGCCATCCGCACCCGCTCAGCGGCGACCTTCACGCCCGTGCCCGGCACGGTGTCCACGCCCACCTCGCGCAGCGCGGCGAGGGCGCCGTCGAGGCCGAGGCCACCGCGCTCCGCGAGATCCCACACGTCCTGCGGGCGATACGCATGCAGGTGGATGCCGGGTGCAGCCTGCTTCACCGCGCGGGCGATGTCCAGGTAGGCACCGGGATCCTCGCTGTCGGGCAGGCGGCCCTGCACGCACAGCTCGGTGGCGCCGAGGTCGGCGGCGTCCGCGGCGATCCTGCCGACGTCGGCGAGGTCGAACTCGCCCGGCGCGGTCGCGCCCGCGGCGCGGAAGCCGGTGGAGGTGAGGTTGCGGTTCACCACGAGGCTCACCGCCTCGCCCACGGTGTAGCGCCGCAGGTCGTCCGCGGTCGCGACGAGCGCCTCGAGGTCCGCGCCGGTGGACGTGAGGAGCAGGGCCCAGTCGTCATCGCCGAGGGCGGTCGGGTCGGCGGCGGCCTGCTCGGCGAGCCGCGCCCGGGCGCCGCCGGTGCTTCCGGCGGCCGAAACGGGGGTCCCGCCCTCGGCCGGAACGCGGGTGCCGGCGCCGTCGTGTGCAGGACCTCGCTGAACTGTGCCGTGCGGGACGAATTCGGCCGCGGACGGTGCCGTGGCGGCCGCCGTGGCGACGTTGTGCACGCGGCCGTCGGCAGAGGCAGCGGCAGCAGAAGCATCGGCGGGCTCGGCGCGATCAGGAGAAGGAGCAGCGGCTGCGGCGGGCGCCGCAGCGAGCGACGTCTGCGGGTCGGCGAGGGCCGCGACCGGCGCGTGCATCGCCGGGTCGAGCCACTGCTCGCCGCGGCGGAGGTACTCGGGGTGGGCTGTCAGCCGCTCCCGCAGCTCGAAGCCGAGCGCGGCGGTGCGCGCGGCCAGCTCGTCCAGGTGCGGCCACGGACGCTCGGGGTTGACGTGGTCGGCGGTCACCGGCGACACCCCGCCCCAGTCGTCCGCTCCGGCCCGCACGAGCAGGTCGAACTCGGCGGGATCCGACAGGTTCGGCGGCACCTGCACCCGCATCCCCGGCCCGAACACCAGCCGGGCGACGGCGACCGCCGCGACGTACTCGCGCAGCCCGGCGTCGGGTGCGGACTGCGCGGCCGTCCGCGGCTTGGCGCGGAAGTTCTGCACGATCACTTCCTGCACGTGCCCGTGCCGGTCGTCGGCGTCGCGGATGGCCACCAGCGACTCGGCGCGGTCGCGCAGAGTCTCGCCGATGCCGACGAGGATGCCGGTGGTGAACGGAACCTGTGCCCGCCCGGCGTCCTCGATCACCCGCAGCCGCACCGCGGGGTCCTTGTCGGGCGACCCGAAGTGCACCTGACCTGGCTCGGTGAACAGGCGCCGCGATGTCGTCTCGAGCATCATGCCCATCGACGGCGCGGTCGGGCGCAGTGCCACGATTTCGTCGTAGGTCATGACCCCCGGGTTCAGGTGCGCCAGCAGCCCGGTCTCGGCGGTGATCAGCCGCGCCATGCGGCCGACGTAGTCGAGCGTGGAGGCGTAGCCGTGCTCATCGAGCCAGGCGCGGGCGGCGGGCCACCGGTCCTCGGGGCGGTCGCCGAGGGTGAGCAGTGCCTCCTTGCATCCCTGCGCCTGTCCCTGCCGCGCGACCGACAGCACCTGCGCCTCGGTCATGTAGAGCGGCTTGTGCAGGGTGGCCAGCTGGCCGGGGGTGTCCACGAACACGCAGTAGTGGCAGCGGTCGCGGCAGAGGGTCGTCAGGGGCAGGAACACCTTGCGCGAATACGTGATGATGCCGGGGCGTCCTGCGGCGGCGAGCCCGGCATCGCGCTGGGCGCCGGCGATCGTCAGCATCCGTTCGAACTCGTCGCCGGTGGCGTGCAGCAGCACCTCGGCGTCGTCGACCCCCACGCGCTCGCCGGCCGCAGCGCGACGCAGGGCGTCGTCGACGGTCGCCGCGGCGGGGGGAGGCTGCAGGAGTGTCACCGGTCAAGTGTCCCACCGTGAACCGCGGGCGGGGCGGCCAGATCGTTGCGGTCCCGTAAGCAAACGAGGGCGAGGTCGCTGGCAGACTAGGAGCATGGTGACCCTCCTGCTGGACTCGACGCGACTCGAGATCGTCTTGTCGGCCACCGAGCGTCTGCTCGCATTCCACAAAGGGAATGTCATCGTGCCGCGCGACACGATCGCGAAGGTGCAGCTCATCGACGACCCGTGGAGTTGGCTGCGCGGCATCCAGAGCCCGGGCACCCGGCTGCCGGGCGTCATCGCGATGGGCACCTGGAAGTCGGTGAACGGCGTCGACTTCGTCATCGTTCGCCGACGCCTGCCCGGCGTCGTGATCGACCTCGAGGGCCACCCCGAGTTCCAGCGCATCGTGCTCAACACGCGCCACGGCCTCGCCCTCATCCAGGCGCTGCGTGTGGATGCCGGCGAGCAGCCGGCCGATGTCGTGGCTCTCGCCACGGGCGCGGTTCCCACCGCCGGTGCCGCGGAGGAGCCGCCCGCCGACGAGCCCGAGGCGCCCGCCGAGGCCGAGTCGCCGAAGGCGGCGCCCGGTGCCGTGCCGGTGCCGGCGCGAAGCCCCGCACCGCACGCCCGGCGAAGCCTGCCACCGCACGCCCGGTCAAGCCCGCCACAGCCTGACCCGCCCTGCCTCGCGCTGAGCCTGAGCCGCGCGCTCACACCGAGTCGCGCTCAGGCGACGTCGCGCTCAGACGACGTCGCGCTCAGGCGACGTCGCGCCGCCAGCTGAACAGCTGCGCGAGCAGGAGCAGCACGACGGCGAGGCCCAGCAGCACCAGGCCGCCCGCCCACCATTCGAGGGACGGTGCGGACCCGCCGCCGGCGTCGACCATCGCGCTGGTGTACAGGCTCGCGCCCACCAGCGCATCCGAGGCGGCGCCGGGGAGGAA is a genomic window containing:
- the cofG gene encoding 7,8-didemethyl-8-hydroxy-5-deazariboflavin synthase CofG; the protein is MTLLQPPPAAATVDDALRRAAAGERVGVDDAEVLLHATGDEFERMLTIAGAQRDAGLAAAGRPGIITYSRKVFLPLTTLCRDRCHYCVFVDTPGQLATLHKPLYMTEAQVLSVARQGQAQGCKEALLTLGDRPEDRWPAARAWLDEHGYASTLDYVGRMARLITAETGLLAHLNPGVMTYDEIVALRPTAPSMGMMLETTSRRLFTEPGQVHFGSPDKDPAVRLRVIEDAGRAQVPFTTGILVGIGETLRDRAESLVAIRDADDRHGHVQEVIVQNFRAKPRTAAQSAPDAGLREYVAAVAVARLVFGPGMRVQVPPNLSDPAEFDLLVRAGADDWGGVSPVTADHVNPERPWPHLDELAARTAALGFELRERLTAHPEYLRRGEQWLDPAMHAPVAALADPQTSLAAAPAAAAAPSPDRAEPADASAAAASADGRVHNVATAAATAPSAAEFVPHGTVQRGPAHDGAGTRVPAEGGTPVSAAGSTGGARARLAEQAAADPTALGDDDWALLLTSTGADLEALVATADDLRRYTVGEAVSLVVNRNLTSTGFRAAGATAPGEFDLADVGRIAADAADLGATELCVQGRLPDSEDPGAYLDIARAVKQAAPGIHLHAYRPQDVWDLAERGGLGLDGALAALREVGVDTVPGTGVKVAAERVRMAAFPTDLEVDRWVEGISAAHRHGFRSTSVLFYGHVETAHERIAHLRLLRRLQEAAVATASGGGFSEFVPIPLPGPAGGVPLVPGRAAIDEHRAMTAVARLMLAGAIPHVQVPWPRVGVDAAAVLLHAGADDLGGTLLDGRVLPAAGIEHGSELPVADAARLAARLFRPFRLRTTDYGTPRPAARGVAAARGVPGARGVAAGAAPVSRMAGTAHDNRADATLEQPQHALRPAGTSAPAPGAAPVSQVADPAHDNRADATLEQPQEATTNADERGDDR